A genomic stretch from Pomacea canaliculata isolate SZHN2017 linkage group LG2, ASM307304v1, whole genome shotgun sequence includes:
- the LOC112555700 gene encoding sodium- and chloride-dependent glycine transporter 2-like has product MDICFSQCLPLEAADVDWTLLVFFSMKVAPSQPLSEDQSNQNEPERDQWNNKTEFLLSCIGLSCGLGNVWRFPYLAYQNGGAAFLLAYIILQLVIGKPQYLLELILGQYSGQGPTKCWELNPAARGIGISMCVMSLVVSIYYNVIMAYTIYFIFATMQSTLPWTKCKPEWTDCSPEGRVYAPVPCTSNVSHMESLGSCQCTKNVDIDTAFTFNCTPKYKTAPELYFYKDVIRISDGIEPEKMGTPIWELAMCLLLAWLLVALCLSEGIKTSGKVKSYAFTATFPYVVLVILLIRGSMLEGADTGVRFFIVPKWDQLMDINVWVAAAAQMFFSLGVSFGGIIMFASYNKFNNKLYGDSLLITCADFSTSIIAGFVVFTTFGHMAHTMGVPIEDVATSGYGLVFVAYPEAVSQLPVPHFWSFVFFVMLLTLGVDSQFAMLETVLTCIQDEFPWLRRWKTSVCVAVCVFCYISALPCVCPGGDYVVKLMDHYGADFSVLFLSLFEVISVMWVYGVMNFFNDLDHMLGHRPAFWQYWAVCWVFFSPVFITIILAHRIINYEPPYIEKGKPFPTFAQALGWTLLIVIVSPVLLWFVYHAVCTFRNNRDLSLSQKIKKIFAATPKWHARRTQTA; this is encoded by the exons ATGGACATTTGTTTCTCGCAATGTTTACCACTTGAAGCGGCTGACGTTGACTGGACTTTGCTGGTATTCTTCTCCATGAAGGTCGCCCCGTCGCAGCCTCTATCCGAGGACCAGAGTAATCAAAACGAGCCCGAACGAGACCAATGGAATAACAAGACGGAGTTCCTCCTGTCCTGCATCGGACTGTCGTGTGGATTAGGCAACGTATGGAGATTCCCGTACCTGGCTTACCAGAACGGTGGTG CTGCCTTCCTGCTGGCGTACATCATCTTGCAGCTGGTCATTGGCAAGCCGCAGTACTTGCTGGAGCTGATACTGGGCCAGTACTCGGGCCAAGGACCAACCAAGTGTTGGGAGTTGAACCCGGCTGCCAGAGGTATAGGTATCTCCATGTGCGTTATGTCCCTGGTTGTGAGTATCTACTACAACGTCATCATGGCCTACACTATATACTTCATCTTCGCCACCATGCAAAGCACGTTGCCCTGGACAAAGTGCAAgcct GAGTGGACTGACTGTTCCCCAGAGGGCAGAGTCTATGCGCCTGTGCCGTGCACCTCTAACGTCTCTCACATGGAGAGCCTGGGCTCGTGCCAGTGCACCAAGAATGTGGACATCGACACTGCTTTCACCTTCAATTGCACACCTAAGTACAAGACAGCCCCAGAACTCTACTTTTA TAAAGATGTGATAAGGATATCAGACGGCATTGAGCCAGAGAAAATGGGAACTCCAATCTGGGAGCTAGCCATGTGTCTTCTCCTGGCTTGGCTTTTGGTTGCACTGTGTCTCTCAGAAGGCATCAAGACTTCAGGAAAGGTAAA GTCGTACGCTTTCACCGCGACTTTTCCCTATGTGGTCTTGGTGATTCTTCTCATCCGGGGCTCCATGCTGGAAGGTGCGGACACAGGCGTTCGATTCTTCATTGTGCCCAAGTGGGATCAGCTAATGGACATCAAT gtgtgGGTAGCAGCAGCTGCACAGATGTTCTTCTCCCTCGGTGTTTCATTCGGTGGGATCATCATGTTTGCCAGCTACAACAAATTTAACAACAAGTTGTATGg TGATTCTCTGTTAATTACCTGCGCCGACTTCTCGACAAGTATCATAGCTGGCTTTGTAGTCTTCACCACCTTCGGTCACATGGCGCACACAATGGGAGTTCCCATAGAAGACGTGGCCACCTCAG GTTACGGTCTGGTGTTTGTGGCATACCCCGAGGCGGTGTCTCAGCTCCCTGTTCCACATTTCTGGtcatttgtcttctttgtgaTGCTCCTCACGCTGGGGGTGGACAGTCAG TTCGCAATGTTGGAGACTGTGTTGACGTGTATCCAAGACGAGTTTCCTTGGTTGAGGAGATGGAAGACATCAGTGTGTGTAGCAGTCTGTGTCTTCTGCTACATCAGTGCTTTGCCTTGTGTATGTCCT GGTGGAGATTATGTTGTGAAGCTGATGGACCACTATGGAGCCGATTTCTCGGTGCTTTTCCTGTCTCTCTTTGAGGTTATATCCGTCATGTGGGTCTATG GCGTGATGAACTTCTTTAATGATCTAGACCACATGTTGGGACACAGGCCTGCATTCTGGCAATACTGGGCTGTCTGCTGGGTCTTCTTCTCACCTGTTTTTATTACA atAATTTTAGCGCATCGAATCATAAACTATGAACCACCTTACATTGAGAAGGGCAAGCCGTTTCCCACGTTCGCACAAGCCCTTGGCTGGACTCTGCTGATAGTCATCGTTTCTCCAGTTCTGCTCTGGTTTGTTTATCATGCAGTCTGCACATTTCGTAACAACAGGGATCTGAGCCTTTCCCAG AAGATTAAAAAGATCTTCGCAGCAACACCCAAATGGCACGCGAGGAGAACCCAGACTGCATGA
- the LOC112556637 gene encoding sodium-dependent nutrient amino acid transporter 1-like, producing MALPSSKGSYNLWEKDTHKSTSTSLPQPTQGHLHLNDERQEPDKPESDEPDRGQWGHKAEFILSCIGLSVGLGNIWRFPYLAYEYGGAAFLLAYLILQLLIGKPLYFMELVMGQYTGKGPTKCWEMNPAAKGIGISMCMVSLVVSIYYNIIVAYTIYYLFSSMQATLPWTQCKPEWVNCISERNHPAPVPCTTNITVMENLTACQCTKNSTIDNAFSFNCTPKYRTSTELFFYNEVIQKSDGMEPDKMGAPVWKLALSLLLAWILVAVCLAKGIKTSGKVVYFTATFPYVVLLILLIRGCLLEGAVDGVLFFIVPKWERLTDINVWVAAAGQMFFSLSVSFGGIIMFGSYNKFTNQLHGDAVVVSSMDLVTSVIAGFVVFTTFGHMARKAGIPIEQVAQSGYGLAFVAYPEALSNLPVPQLWSVIFFFMLFSLGLDSEFGLMETVLTCLHDEFPKLRKWKVQVCIIFSIACYIMALPCTCPGGDYVVTLMDHYGGDFAVLFLSFFEVISVMWVYGTMRFLKDVEYMLGHRPSLWPYWVACWAVLSPLLIVFMFTYRMVQYKSPTISDDEPFPHFAQSIGWALLTFVLCPIPLWFFYHAIRTFYKNDHLTTSQKIKKIFSPTKRWLPADGSKSSPDSSSGQEMEDKYGVDNPALFV from the exons ATGGCGCTACCATCTTCCAAAGGCTCGTACAACCTGTGggaaaaagacacacacaag TCAACGTCAACATCGTTGCCGCAGCCGACACAGGGTCACCTGCACCTTAACGACGAGCGACAAGAACCCGACAAGCCCGAGTCAGACGAACCAGACAGAGGTCAATGGGGTCACAAAGCGGAGTTTATCCTCTCCTGCATCGGCTTGTCTGTGGGTTTAGGCAATATATGGAGGTTTCCATACCTGGCTTACGAATATGGCGGAG CTGCATTCCTGCTCGCCTACCTGATCCTGCAGCTGCTGATCGGCAAGCCGCTGTACTTCATGGAGCTGGTCATGGGCCAGTACACAGGCAAGGGTCCCACCAAATGCTGGGAAATGAACCCTGCTGCTAAAGGCATTGGCATCTCTATGTGCATGGTGTCGCTGGTGGTGAGCATCTACTACAACATCATTGTCGCTTACACCATCTACTACCTCTTCTCCTCAATGCAGGCCACGTTGCCATGGACACAGTGCAAACCT GAGTGGGTCAACTGCATATCTGAGAGGAACCATCCCGCGCCTGTGCCGTGCACCACTAACATCACTGTAATGGAGAACCTGACAGCCTGCCAGTGCACCAAAAACTCCACCATCGACAATGCCTTCTCCTTCAACTGCACCCCCAAATACAGAACATCCACAGAACTCTTCTTCTA TAATGAGGTGATACAAAAATCCGACGGCATGGAGCCAGACAAAATGGGAGCACCAGTGTGGAAGTTAGCCCTCAGCCTGCTGCTAGCATGGATCCTCGTCGCCGTTTGTCTCGCGAAAGGCATCAAGACTTCAGGGAAG GTTGTCTATTTTACGGCGACGTTTCCCTACGTCGTGTTGTTGATTCTTCTCATCCGGGGCTGTCTGTTGGAGGGGGCGGTGGATGGTGTGCTCTTCTTCATTGTACCAAAGTGGGAACGACTCACAGACATCAAT GTGTGGGTTGCAGCAGCTGGTCAGATGTTCTTCTCTCTCAGTGTCTCCTTCGGCGGGATCATCATGTTCGGCAGCTACAACAAGTTCACCAACCAGCTCCATGG TGACGCTGTGGTGGTCAGCTCCATGGATCTGGTTACGAGTGTCATCGCTGGCTTTGTTGTCTTCACCACCTTTGGCCACATGGCGCGCAAGGCGGGTATCCCGATAGAACAGGTAGCACAGTCAG GATACGGTCTGGCTTTCGTGGCATACCCGGAGGCTCTGTCCAACCTACCCGTTCCACAACTGTGGTCcgtcatcttcttcttcatgttGTTCTCCCTGGGGTTGGACAGTGAG TTCGGGCTGATGGAAACTGTCCTGACATGCCTACATGACGAGTTTCCGAAATTGAGAAAATGGAAAGTACAAGTGTGTATAATATTCAGCATCGCCTGTTACATCATGGCTCTACCTTGCACATGTCCG GGTGGGGACTATGTTGTGACGCTGATGGACCATTACGGAGGAGATTTCGCTGtgctctttctgtctttttttgaGGTCATTTCGGTCATGTGGGTCTACG GGACGATGCGCTTTCTCAAGGATGTGGAGTACATGTTGGGGCACCGACCAAGCTTGTGGCCATACTGGGTGGCCTGCTGGGCGGTCCTTTCGCCCCTCCTCATTGTG ttcatGTTCACTTACCGCATGGTGCAATACAAAAGTCCGACCATTTCTGATGATGAACCCTTTCCACATTTTGCTCAATCCATCGGCTGGGCTCTGTTGACATTTGTACTGTGTCCAATACCGCTCTGGTTCTTCTATCATGCCATCCGCACCTTTTACAAGAACGATCATCTAACCACTTCTCAG aaaattaaaaagattttctcaCCAACAAAAAGATGGCTGCCAGCAGATGGTAGCAAGTCGAGTCCTGACTCTTCGTCTGGCCAGGAAATGGAGGACAAGTATGGTGTAGACAATCCCGCACTCTTCGTCTAA
- the LOC112557544 gene encoding LOW QUALITY PROTEIN: sodium- and chloride-dependent neutral and basic amino acid transporter B(0+)-like (The sequence of the model RefSeq protein was modified relative to this genomic sequence to represent the inferred CDS: inserted 1 base in 1 codon): MASLWSKSSYDMKPVAEVNGSTVHQTEQAQGQQDRDDERTEEDGSERGQWGHKAEFILSCIGLSVGLGNVWRFPYLAYANGGAAFLIAYLILQLLVGKPLYFMELVMGQFSAKGPTKVWEMNPAAKGIGISMCMISLIVAIYYNIIMAYTLYFFFSSMQTTLPWTECKPEWGDCIAKRTGPPPLPCTVNTTYMMELGRCECVGNDTIDDPLMLGFNCTHKQKTATELYFYKEVIQVSPGIYPDEMGAPLWKLTLCLLLSWIVVVLCLIKGIKSSGKVVYFTATFPYVVLLILLVRGALLDGAIXGVKFFIIPTWESLLEVKVWVAAAGQMFFSLSVSFGGIIMFGSYNKFNNNVHGDALLISAMDLVTSVIAGFVVFTTFGGMATTIGTTVDKVAKAGYGLAFVAYPEALSNLPVPQLWSVIFFFMLFTLGLDSEFGMMETILTCLHDEFPKLRKWKSQLVIGLSIACYLMALPCTCPGGDYVVTLMDHYGADFAVLFLSCFEVISVMWVYGVMRFLRDVEYMLGHRPHLWPYWVFCWVFAAPVIIALLFSYRMATYDPPHIDPNTPFPDFAQAIGWVLLSVVLCPIPLWFAYHAIKTFMNNKHLSQSEIIRKIFAPTDKWIPADGNKDYYLSPSDYPMDNKFGIDNPAASYDDKP; encoded by the exons GGCTCCACGGTTCATCAGACTGAACAGGCGCAAGGTCAGCAAGATCGCGATGACGAACGAACAGAGGAAGACGGCTCCGAAAGAGGTCAATGGGGTCACAAGGCAGAGTTCATTCTGTCCTGCATCGGCTTGTCTGTTGGCCTGGGCAACGTGTGGAGATTTCCTTACCTGGCTTATGCCAATGGTGGAG CTGCCTTCCTCATCGCCTACCTGATCCTGCAGCTGCTGGTGGGCAAGCCCCTGTACTTCATGGAGCTTGTCATGGGCCAGTTCTCTGCCAAAGGACCCACCAAGGTGTGGGAGATGAACCCTGCGGCAAAAGGGATAGGAATCTCCATGTGCATGATATCCCTGATTGTGGCCATCTACTACAACATCATCATGGCCTATACTCTctacttcttcttctcctctatGCAGACCACCTTACCATGGACCGAATGCAAGCCC GAGTGGGGCGACTGCATCGCCAAGCGCACAGGACCGCCGCCTCTCCCGTGCACAGTCAACACCACCTACATGATGGAACTGGgcaggtgtgagtgtgtgggcaACGACACCATCGACGACCCACTAATGTTAGGCTTCAACTGCACCCACAAACAGAAGACAGCTACCGAGCTCTACTTCTA TAAAGAAGTGATACAAGTATCTCCAGGTATCTACCCTGATGAGATGGGGGCACCTCTGTGGAAGCTGACACTTTGTCTCCTGCTGTCGTGGATAGTCGTAGTGCTGTGCCTCATTAAGGGTATCAAGTCCTCAGGAAAG GTGGTTTACTTTACGGCGACCTTTCCATACGTGGTACTGCTGATCCTCCTGGTGCGGGGGGCTCTGCTGGACGGTGCCA GAGGTGTGAAGTTCTTCATCATCCCCACGTGGGAGTCCTTATTAGAGGTCAAG GTGTGGGTGGCAGCGGCTGGTCAGATGTTCTTCTCTCTCAGTGTTTCGTTCGGGGGGATCATCATGTTCGGCAGCTACAACAAGTTCAACAACAACGTCCACGG GGACGCCTTGTTGATCAGCGCGATGGACCTCGTCACAAGTGTCATCGCGGGCTTTGTCGTCTTCACCACCTTCGGCGGTATGGCCACGACCATCGGCACCACTGTAGACAAGGTGGCTAAGGCAG GATATGGTCTGGCTTTTGTGGCATACCCAGAGGCTCTGTCCAACCTACCCGTTCCACAACTGTGGTCcgtcatcttcttcttcatgttGTTCACGCTGGGGCTGGACAGCGAG ttcggaatGATGGAGACCATCCTGACGTGCCTGCATGACGAGTTCCCCAAGTTGAGGAAGTGGAAGAGCCAACTGGTCATAGGACTCAGCATCGCCTGCTACCTCATGGCCTTGCCCTGCACGTGCCCG GGCGGCGACTACGTCGTGACGTTGATGGACCACTACGGCGCCGACTTCGCGGTGCTCTTCCTGTCTTGCTTTGAAGTCATTTCTGTCATGTGGGTGTACG GTGTCATGCGGTTCTTGAGAGACGTGGAGTACATGTTGGGACACCGTCCTCACCTGTGGCCCTACTGGGTCTTCTGCTGGGTTTTCGCCGCTCCGGTGATCATTGCG CTCTTGTTTAGCTACCGGATGGCCACCTACGACCCCCCACATATAGACCCCAACACGCCCTTTCCGGACTTCGCTCAAGCCATCGGTTGGGTGCTGCTGTCAGTTGTACTGTGTCCTATACCGCTGTGGTTCGCCTACCATGCTATCAAAACATTTATGAACAACAAACATCTAAGTCAGTCTGAg ataatTAGAAAGATATTCGCACCAACTGACAAATGGATACCTGCCGATGGTAACAAAGACTATTACCTGTCGCCATCAGATTATCCTATGGATAACAAGTTTGGTATAGACAATCCAGCCGCCTCCTACGATGACAAGCCATGA